AATAGCCACCGACTCTATAATCCGCGTCGTCAAGGAGCGCTTTGATTTTTCCCGCGCCAAGTTCGTTAACGCGCTGATGCACGAGATAGAGAAGTTCGACGTCGAGAGGGCCCTAAAGAGGCTCAAAGAGAGAGATAGAATCGAGTGGCTCTCCGTCCGCTTCTCGCACCCTAGGTGGTATGTGGAGTACGCAGTCGAGCTCTTCGGCTACGAGGAGGCCGTTCGCCTGCTCCTCAGCAACAACAAGGCGCAGCGTTATTACGTCAGAGCTAACACTCTCAAGACTGACGTTGATTCCCTGAGGGATTATCTCGAAGAGAACGGCGTGAGAACTGCCTTAACGCCCCTTCCCGACGTGCTCAAGATTCTTGAGTATAAAACGCCTGTCACAAGGCTCAACTGGTACAAAGAGGGTAAGTTCGTAATTCAGGATTTGGCGAGTGCCTACGTCGCCCACGTTTTAGCTCCCGAGCCGGGGGAGAGGGTTCTCGACCTGGCGGCGGCACCGGGGAGCAAGACCTTCCACGCAGCGGCGCTGATGGAGAACAAAGGGGAGATTGTAGCGGTTGACTACTCCTACGACAGGCTCATGCGCATGAAGGAGAAGATGAAATTGCTCGGAATCAAAAACGTTAAGCTCGTCCACGCGGACGGCCAGAGCTTTAGGGATAAGGAGAAGTTTGATAAAATAATCCTCGACGCCCCCTGTTCAAGCTCGGGAACCT
This genomic stretch from Thermococcus sp. CX2 harbors:
- a CDS encoding RsmB/NOP family class I SAM-dependent RNA methyltransferase → MELFYRVSFQEVVADALMLVEERELSSKHALERVFKKVAGKDREKARGLAHAYVFEIEKWRAKIDFIINSVLKGSKIEDLDPYLANLLRIGTFEIHFRKVPPAIATDSIIRVVKERFDFSRAKFVNALMHEIEKFDVERALKRLKERDRIEWLSVRFSHPRWYVEYAVELFGYEEAVRLLLSNNKAQRYYVRANTLKTDVDSLRDYLEENGVRTALTPLPDVLKILEYKTPVTRLNWYKEGKFVIQDLASAYVAHVLAPEPGERVLDLAAAPGSKTFHAAALMENKGEIVAVDYSYDRLMRMKEKMKLLGIKNVKLVHADGQSFRDKEKFDKIILDAPCSSSGTYRQFPEVKWRFDEKKIKRIINVQRNMLRNAYENLRDGGEMTYSTCSIRVDEDEENVLFAINRVGLELIDYPFSWGDRGFLEIGEKVFRAWTHRHDCNSFFIAKLRREQG